In Comamonadaceae bacterium OS-1, a single window of DNA contains:
- the anmK gene encoding anhydro-N-acetylmuramic acid kinase — MRDLFIGLMSGTSLDGVDGVLVDFAGGRMQVRQYATLPFAPALRTELLALNTPGGDELHRAALAANELVGVYADVVQQLLERSGTRSDQVQAIGAHGQTVRHRPQEFGGTGYTLQLNNPALLAELTGVNVVADFRSRDVAAGGQGAPLVPAFHQQVFGRAGEAVAVLNIGGISNLSLLDGQILGFDCGPGNALMDHWCQLHTGQPYDADGAWAASGTVHPTLLATLLGEPYLAKAPPKSTGRDLFNPPWLANKLQGFAGLASVDVQATLTELTARAVSTCMSSYGKSSKLLIVCGGGALNGRLMQRLQALLPGVQVQSSTAHGLPPLQVEAAAFAWLARQTVLGLPGNLASVTGARGERVLGAIYPA; from the coding sequence GTGCGCGATCTGTTCATCGGCCTGATGTCTGGCACCTCGCTGGACGGCGTGGACGGCGTGCTGGTGGACTTTGCCGGTGGACGCATGCAGGTGCGGCAGTACGCCACCCTGCCTTTCGCGCCCGCACTGCGAACCGAGCTGCTGGCGCTCAACACCCCCGGCGGCGACGAACTGCACCGTGCGGCCCTGGCTGCCAACGAGCTGGTCGGCGTGTATGCCGACGTGGTGCAGCAACTGCTGGAGCGCAGCGGCACCCGCAGCGACCAGGTCCAAGCCATCGGTGCGCACGGCCAGACGGTACGGCACCGACCGCAAGAATTCGGCGGTACCGGCTACACCCTGCAACTCAACAACCCGGCGCTGCTTGCTGAACTCACAGGCGTCAACGTGGTGGCCGACTTCCGCAGCCGCGACGTGGCCGCCGGTGGCCAGGGCGCGCCACTGGTGCCGGCCTTCCACCAACAGGTTTTTGGCCGCGCAGGGGAAGCGGTGGCAGTGCTAAACATCGGTGGCATCTCCAACCTCAGCCTGCTGGACGGGCAGATTTTGGGCTTTGACTGCGGCCCCGGCAACGCCCTGATGGACCACTGGTGCCAGCTGCACACCGGCCAGCCGTATGACGCAGACGGTGCCTGGGCCGCCAGCGGCACGGTGCACCCGACCCTGCTGGCCACCTTGCTGGGCGAGCCCTACCTGGCCAAAGCCCCGCCCAAAAGCACAGGCCGCGACCTGTTCAACCCGCCCTGGCTGGCCAACAAGCTGCAAGGCTTTGCCGGACTGGCCTCGGTGGACGTGCAGGCCACATTGACCGAATTGACCGCCCGCGCTGTATCCACCTGCATGAGCAGCTATGGAAAAAGTAGCAAACTACTGATCGTGTGTGGTGGCGGCGCGTTGAACGGCAGGTTGATGCAGCGCCTGCAGGCCCTGCTGCCCGGGGTGCAGGTGCAATCGTCTACCGCACACGGCCTGCCGCCCTTGCAGGTCGAGGCAGCCGCCTTTGCCTGGCTGGCCCGCCAGACGGTGTTGGGCTTGCCGGGCAACCTGGCCAGTGTGACCGGTGCACGCGGCGAACGCGTACTGGGTGCGATCTACCCCGCTTAA
- the hsrA_2 gene encoding putative transport protein HsrA — MQDDASNQRLLWLVAIGFFMQTLDATIVNTALPAMADSLGVSPLRMQSVVVAYSLTMAMLIPASGWMADRFGTRRLFVSAIVLFTLGSLLCAVSHSLTQLVLSRIVQGIGGALLLPVGRLAVLRAFPREQFLKAMSFVALPGLIGPLIGPTLGGWLVEYTTWHWIFLINLPVGVLGCAATLAFMPEGLRVASRRFDLGGYAMLSFGMVALSLSLDGLSELGLRQATVLVLLMFGLASLVAYWLHAMRQPDPLFSPRLFAISSLTIGLLGNLFARIGSSCMPFLIPLLLQVSMGYSPSQAGMMMLPVALAGMVTKTLATQLITRLGYRLVLVLNTVLVGLTMASFALVTPGQPLWLKLVQLAIFGAVNSMQFTAMNTVTLKDLDGPLASSGNSLLSMVQMLAMSMGVAAAGAVLAGFTGYFEGAGAAQTLDAFHATFATMGLMTLASAWIFWQLSPDARGTGAAPADNH; from the coding sequence ATGCAAGACGACGCATCCAACCAACGGCTCTTGTGGCTGGTCGCCATCGGGTTTTTCATGCAGACGCTGGACGCCACCATTGTCAACACGGCCTTGCCGGCCATGGCAGATAGCCTGGGCGTGAGCCCGTTGCGCATGCAGTCGGTGGTGGTGGCCTATTCGCTGACCATGGCCATGCTGATTCCGGCCTCGGGCTGGATGGCCGACCGTTTTGGCACCCGCCGCCTGTTTGTATCGGCGATTGTCTTGTTCACCCTGGGGTCCTTGCTGTGCGCGGTATCCCATAGCCTGACGCAACTGGTGCTGTCGCGCATCGTCCAGGGCATCGGCGGGGCCTTGCTGTTGCCGGTGGGGCGGCTGGCGGTGCTGCGGGCATTTCCGCGCGAGCAGTTTTTGAAGGCCATGAGTTTTGTCGCCTTGCCGGGCCTGATCGGCCCTCTGATTGGTCCTACGCTGGGCGGCTGGCTGGTGGAATACACCACCTGGCACTGGATTTTCTTGATCAACCTGCCAGTGGGTGTGCTTGGCTGTGCGGCCACGCTGGCTTTTATGCCCGAAGGCCTTCGGGTGGCGTCCAGGCGGTTTGACCTGGGCGGCTACGCCATGCTGTCGTTTGGCATGGTGGCCTTGTCGCTGTCGTTGGACGGGCTATCGGAGCTGGGTCTGCGCCAGGCTACGGTGCTGGTGCTGCTGATGTTTGGGCTGGCCAGCCTGGTAGCGTATTGGCTGCATGCCATGCGCCAGCCCGACCCGCTGTTTTCACCCCGCCTGTTTGCCATTTCATCGCTGACCATCGGCCTGCTGGGCAACCTGTTTGCGCGCATCGGCAGCAGTTGCATGCCATTTTTGATTCCCTTGCTGCTGCAGGTCAGCATGGGCTATTCGCCGTCGCAAGCGGGAATGATGATGCTGCCGGTGGCTCTGGCGGGTATGGTCACCAAGACCCTGGCCACCCAGCTCATCACCCGGCTGGGCTACCGCCTGGTGTTGGTGCTCAACACCGTCTTGGTGGGGCTGACCATGGCCAGCTTCGCGTTGGTTACGCCGGGGCAGCCGCTGTGGTTAAAGCTGGTGCAACTGGCGATTTTTGGCGCGGTGAACTCGATGCAGTTCACCGCCATGAACACCGTCACCTTGAAAGACCTGGACGGCCCGCTGGCCAGCAGCGGCAACAGCTTGCTGTCGATGGTGCAGATGCTGGCCATGAGTATGGGCGTGGCGGCCGCTGGGGCCGTGCTGGCGGGCTTTACCGGCTACTTTGAGGGGGCAGGCGCTGCGCAGACTTTGGATGCCTTCCACGCCACGTTTGCGACCATGGGGCTGATGACGCTGGCCTCGGCCTGGATTTTTTGGCAGCTATCGCCCGATGCACGGGGCACCGGGGCTGCCCCCGCCGACAACCATTAA
- the erpA gene encoding iron-sulfur cluster insertion protein ErpA produces MSALAENIQTEMPTPIVFTDSAAAKVADLIAEEGNPDLKLRVFVQGGGCSGFQYGFTFDEITNEDDTTMTKNGVSLLIDAMSYQYLLGAEIDYKEDLQGAQFVIKNPNATSTCGCGSSFSA; encoded by the coding sequence ATGAGCGCCCTTGCCGAAAACATCCAGACCGAAATGCCCACCCCCATCGTCTTCACCGACAGCGCAGCCGCCAAAGTGGCCGACCTGATCGCCGAAGAAGGCAATCCGGACCTGAAACTGCGGGTGTTTGTGCAGGGTGGCGGCTGCTCCGGCTTCCAGTACGGCTTCACCTTCGACGAAATCACCAACGAAGACGACACCACCATGACCAAGAACGGTGTGTCCCTGCTGATCGATGCCATGAGCTACCAGTACCTGCTGGGTGCCGAGATCGACTACAAGGAAGACCTGCAAGGGGCTCAGTTCGTCATCAAGAACCCCAATGCCACCAGCACCTGTGGCTGCGGCTCCAGCTTCTCGGCGTAA
- the rpsI gene encoding 30S ribosomal protein S9 gives MIGDWNNGTGRRKSSVARVFLKKGSGQIKVNGKDITEFFGRATSIMICKQPLVLTNHAETFDVMVNVHGGGESGQAGATRHGITRALIDYDATLKPELSKAGFVTRDAREVERKKVGLHGARRRKQFSKR, from the coding sequence ATGATTGGTGATTGGAACAATGGCACCGGCCGTCGCAAATCCAGCGTCGCACGTGTGTTTCTGAAAAAAGGCTCCGGCCAGATCAAGGTCAACGGTAAAGACATCACCGAATTCTTCGGTCGTGCTACCTCGATCATGATTTGCAAGCAACCCCTGGTACTGACCAACCACGCCGAAACTTTCGACGTGATGGTGAACGTGCACGGCGGTGGCGAGTCCGGCCAGGCTGGCGCAACCCGCCACGGCATTACCCGCGCCCTGATCGACTACGACGCTACGCTCAAGCCCGAGCTGAGCAAAGCCGGTTTCGTGACGCGTGATGCGCGCGAAGTCGAACGTAAGAAGGTCGGTTTGCACGGTGCTCGCCGTCGCAAGCAGTTCTCCAAGCGTTAA
- the rplM gene encoding 50S ribosomal protein L13, which yields MTKTFSAKPADVVHEWFVIDATDKVLGRVASEVALRLRGKHKAIYTPHVDTGDFIVIINAAQLRVTGAKSTDKIYYSHSGYPGGISAISFRDMQAKHPGRALEKAVKGMLPKGPLGYAMIKKLKVYGGAVHPHTAQQPKVLDI from the coding sequence ATGACCAAAACTTTCAGCGCAAAACCCGCTGACGTAGTGCATGAGTGGTTTGTGATTGACGCGACCGACAAGGTCCTCGGACGAGTAGCCAGCGAAGTTGCTCTCCGTTTGCGCGGCAAACACAAGGCCATTTATACGCCTCACGTCGATACCGGTGACTTCATCGTCATCATCAACGCAGCCCAGCTGCGTGTCACCGGCGCCAAGTCGACTGACAAGATTTACTACAGCCATTCCGGTTACCCAGGTGGCATCTCTGCCATCTCGTTCCGCGACATGCAAGCCAAACACCCCGGCCGCGCTTTGGAAAAAGCCGTCAAGGGCATGCTGCCCAAGGGCCCGCTCGGCTACGCCATGATCAAGAAGCTCAAGGTGTACGGTGGTGCTGTGCACCCACACACCGCCCAACAGCCTAAAGTGCTGGACATCTAA
- the pknD_5 gene encoding serine/threonine-protein kinase PknD: MSDSAHPPILHSDALPSGTRLGEFELVRLLGVGGFGMVYQAYDHSLHRSVAIKEYMPTALAGRLAGAMVGIRSSLDGASYQAGLQSFVAEARLLAQFDHPSLVKVFRFWEANNTAYMVMPLYSGMTLKQARRQMRSPPSEDWLRQVLWSVLQALQLLHDSHTVHRDVSPENIFLQDSGPPVLLDLGAARRAIGDLGPRHTAVLKVNYAPIEQYADARDMAQGPWSDLYALAAVVHGCVANALPLPATFRVLRDRMPSMQMVALAAQAEHGQAYSPVFVAAIDQSLAIRPEDRPQSVQAFARAMDLHPSAEMAQFDWRAEMGLGWTPVPREWGPPVPMDLAELPTQFVYPPRQSVDRPLELLGALTVPHGSPPPRRSGVWAVVAALALVAGVGTAVWRQSADLPRPVAETPVPQPKLAALAPNLPAVPAVVAAEPIRPLVAAPVPPASSPLVPPRKTAITAITAKVKILPPASAPIDEVVSAHLAQRHRASPGGNVSVFLCPDNNFLTRPMCIYRECQKPEFAALPVCVENTERLLAQQQNRR, from the coding sequence ATGTCCGATTCCGCCCACCCGCCCATCCTGCATTCCGATGCCCTGCCCAGCGGCACGCGGCTGGGTGAGTTCGAGCTGGTGCGCCTGCTGGGCGTGGGCGGCTTTGGCATGGTCTACCAGGCCTACGACCATTCCCTGCACCGTTCGGTGGCCATCAAGGAGTACATGCCAACGGCCTTGGCCGGGCGCCTGGCAGGCGCCATGGTGGGTATCCGCTCATCCCTGGACGGGGCCAGCTACCAGGCCGGTTTGCAGTCGTTTGTGGCCGAAGCCCGGCTGCTGGCGCAGTTTGACCACCCCTCGCTGGTCAAGGTGTTTCGCTTCTGGGAGGCGAACAACACGGCCTACATGGTGATGCCCTTGTACAGCGGCATGACGCTCAAGCAGGCCCGGCGCCAAATGCGAAGCCCGCCGTCGGAGGATTGGCTGCGCCAGGTGCTGTGGTCGGTGCTGCAGGCGCTGCAACTGCTGCACGACAGCCACACCGTGCACCGCGATGTGTCCCCCGAGAATATTTTCCTGCAAGACAGCGGGCCGCCCGTGCTGCTGGACCTGGGCGCTGCCCGCCGGGCCATTGGCGACCTGGGCCCCCGGCATACCGCCGTGCTGAAGGTGAATTACGCGCCCATCGAGCAGTACGCCGATGCGCGCGACATGGCCCAGGGGCCCTGGAGCGATTTGTATGCACTGGCAGCCGTGGTGCATGGTTGCGTGGCCAATGCTTTGCCCCTGCCTGCGACGTTTCGGGTGCTGCGGGACCGCATGCCCAGCATGCAGATGGTCGCGCTGGCAGCGCAGGCTGAGCACGGCCAAGCCTATTCGCCTGTATTCGTGGCGGCGATCGACCAGAGTTTGGCGATCCGCCCCGAGGACCGCCCGCAGTCGGTGCAAGCCTTTGCCCGTGCCATGGACTTGCATCCGTCGGCGGAAATGGCGCAATTTGACTGGCGCGCCGAGATGGGGTTGGGTTGGACACCTGTGCCGCGAGAATGGGGGCCGCCGGTGCCTATGGATCTGGCCGAACTGCCCACCCAGTTTGTGTACCCGCCCCGGCAGTCGGTCGACAGGCCGCTGGAGCTGCTGGGCGCGCTGACGGTGCCCCACGGGTCGCCACCTCCCCGCCGTTCAGGGGTCTGGGCTGTGGTGGCCGCGCTGGCGCTGGTGGCCGGTGTCGGTACTGCGGTGTGGCGGCAGTCTGCCGACCTGCCACGGCCTGTGGCTGAAACGCCGGTCCCCCAGCCCAAGCTGGCTGCGCTGGCGCCTAACCTCCCCGCTGTGCCAGCCGTAGTCGCGGCAGAACCGATACGGCCTTTGGTTGCGGCTCCTGTACCGCCCGCTTCGTCACCGCTGGTGCCGCCCCGAAAAACGGCCATAACGGCCATAACGGCCAAGGTGAAAATACTGCCCCCGGCATCGGCGCCCATCGACGAGGTGGTTTCCGCCCATCTGGCCCAGCGCCACCGTGCATCTCCGGGGGGCAACGTCTCTGTGTTCTTGTGCCCCGACAACAATTTCCTGACCCGTCCAATGTGCATCTACCGGGAGTGCCAGAAGCCTGAATTCGCCGCGTTGCCGGTCTGCGTGGAGAACACGGAGCGCCTGCTGGCGCAGCAGCAAAACCGGCGCTGA
- the rlmJ gene encoding ribosomal RNA large subunit methyltransferase J, with protein sequence MFSYRHAFHAGNHADVLKHTVVIAALKHLTEKDPALAVLDTHAGAGLYRLDGDYAETSGEAANGILKLLADPEPGQPPLVPAPALQDYLDMVASFNKSGGKKVYPGSPFIMQQLLRDHDRLKLFELHPTDSKTLSANIAQLSAGRQIAVFREDGFEGIRKFLPPPSRRAFLLCDPSYEIKSDYSLVAEMIANSLKLFATGTYAVWYPIIPRPEAHDLPRKLKTLATKAGKSWLHATLTVKFSKLTTDAAGETVRPGLPASGMFLINPPHTLKAALKPALAQMVERLGQDKHATSTLDSGG encoded by the coding sequence ATGTTTAGTTATCGCCACGCCTTCCATGCAGGCAACCACGCCGATGTGCTCAAGCACACGGTGGTGATTGCCGCCCTCAAACACCTGACCGAAAAGGACCCGGCCCTGGCCGTGCTGGACACCCACGCCGGTGCCGGTCTGTACCGGCTCGACGGCGACTACGCCGAAACCAGCGGCGAGGCGGCCAATGGCATTCTGAAGCTGCTGGCCGACCCCGAACCGGGCCAGCCGCCCCTGGTGCCCGCACCGGCGCTGCAAGACTACCTGGACATGGTCGCCAGCTTCAACAAGTCGGGCGGCAAAAAAGTCTATCCCGGCTCGCCGTTCATCATGCAACAGCTGTTACGCGACCACGACCGGCTCAAGCTGTTTGAACTGCACCCCACCGACAGCAAAACCCTGTCGGCCAACATCGCCCAACTGTCCGCCGGGCGGCAGATCGCGGTGTTCCGCGAAGACGGCTTCGAAGGCATCCGCAAATTCTTGCCTCCACCCAGCCGCCGTGCTTTCCTGCTGTGCGATCCCAGCTATGAAATCAAGAGCGACTACAGCCTGGTGGCCGAGATGATTGCCAACAGCCTGAAACTGTTCGCCACCGGCACCTACGCCGTCTGGTACCCCATCATTCCGCGCCCCGAAGCCCATGACCTGCCGCGCAAGCTCAAGACCCTGGCCACCAAGGCGGGCAAGAGCTGGCTGCACGCCACGTTGACCGTCAAGTTCAGCAAGCTCACCACCGATGCTGCGGGCGAGACCGTACGCCCCGGCCTGCCCGCCAGCGGCATGTTCCTGATCAACCCGCCGCACACCCTGAAAGCCGCCCTCAAGCCCGCACTGGCGCAAATGGTGGAGCGCCTGGGGCAAGACAAACACGCCACCTCGACGCTGGATTCGGGCGGCTGA
- the mglA_3 gene encoding galactose/methyl galactoside import ATP-binding protein MglA, translating to MTAQEGGTLPGVPVVEFQGISKQFGAVKANAQVSFKVRKGSIHGIVGENGAGKSTLMSILYGYYQADSGQILLNGQPAPMRNSQEAIQRGIGMIHQHFMLVDSFTVLENILLGVEGALVLDAPFQAAEKRLRALGAEYNLEVDPNVRVENLSVGAQQRVEILKLIYRGADILILDEPTAVLTPQETDSLFAILRVFRDQGKTIILITHKLQEIFALTDRVTVMRAGTVVGEVDTATSSREAVASLMIGRSIESTLSRGPYQPGAAVLEVQQLSLQNQQGVKLLDDLNFSVRAGEIVAVAGVSGNGQSELLEVLAGMRLPSSGEIRYKGQPLPFKGRRDADGLPAVYRTLGIAHAPEDRLREGLVKANSVALNALLGHQNDGLFKSGWLLNPQAILAHAKKLIAEFDVRPTDPTLRVGLLSGGNQQKVVLAREIAAQPALILIGQPTRGVDIGSIETIHRRLLALRDAGIAIVLVSVELEEIRVLADRILVMCGGKITGELAAGDFDTTRIGLMMGGISHSGLTQGLSGGPASVRALNL from the coding sequence TTGACTGCGCAAGAAGGCGGCACCCTGCCGGGGGTGCCAGTCGTCGAATTCCAAGGCATCTCCAAACAGTTTGGGGCGGTGAAGGCCAACGCCCAGGTCAGCTTCAAGGTCCGCAAAGGTTCCATCCACGGCATCGTGGGTGAAAACGGTGCGGGCAAGTCCACGCTGATGAGCATTCTGTACGGCTACTACCAGGCCGACAGCGGGCAGATTCTGCTCAATGGCCAGCCCGCCCCCATGCGCAACAGCCAGGAGGCCATCCAGCGCGGCATCGGCATGATCCACCAGCACTTCATGCTGGTGGACAGCTTTACCGTGCTGGAAAACATCCTGCTGGGCGTGGAAGGTGCGCTGGTGCTGGATGCGCCGTTCCAGGCCGCAGAAAAGCGCCTGCGCGCACTGGGTGCCGAGTACAACCTGGAAGTCGACCCCAACGTGCGCGTCGAAAACCTGTCGGTGGGTGCGCAGCAGCGGGTAGAAATCTTGAAGCTGATCTACCGCGGTGCCGACATTTTGATTCTGGACGAGCCCACCGCCGTCCTGACTCCGCAAGAAACCGATTCGCTGTTTGCCATCCTGCGCGTGTTCCGCGACCAGGGCAAAACCATCATTCTGATCACCCACAAGCTGCAGGAAATCTTTGCGCTGACCGACCGCGTTACCGTGATGCGCGCGGGCACCGTGGTGGGCGAGGTCGATACCGCCACCAGCAGCCGCGAGGCCGTGGCCAGCCTGATGATTGGCCGCAGCATCGAATCCACCCTGTCGCGCGGCCCCTACCAGCCGGGCGCCGCGGTACTGGAGGTACAGCAGCTCAGCCTGCAGAACCAACAGGGCGTGAAGCTGCTGGACGACCTGAACTTTTCGGTGCGCGCTGGCGAAATCGTCGCCGTGGCCGGAGTCTCGGGCAACGGCCAGTCCGAACTGCTGGAAGTGCTGGCGGGCATGCGTCTACCCAGCAGCGGCGAGATCCGCTACAAAGGCCAACCCCTGCCCTTCAAAGGGCGGCGCGATGCCGACGGCCTGCCAGCGGTGTACCGCACCCTGGGCATTGCCCACGCACCCGAAGACCGGCTGCGTGAAGGCCTGGTCAAAGCCAACTCGGTGGCCCTCAACGCTCTGCTGGGACACCAGAACGACGGCCTGTTCAAGTCCGGCTGGCTGCTCAATCCGCAGGCCATCCTGGCGCACGCCAAGAAGTTGATTGCCGAATTTGACGTGCGCCCCACCGACCCCACCCTGCGCGTCGGCCTGCTGTCTGGCGGCAACCAACAAAAAGTGGTGCTGGCGCGCGAGATAGCGGCACAACCTGCTCTCATTTTGATAGGACAGCCCACCCGCGGCGTGGACATCGGCTCGATCGAGACCATCCACCGCCGCCTGCTGGCGCTACGCGATGCGGGCATCGCCATCGTGCTGGTGTCGGTGGAGCTGGAAGAGATCCGCGTGCTGGCCGACCGCATCCTGGTGATGTGTGGCGGCAAGATCACCGGCGAACTGGCGGCGGGGGACTTTGACACCACCCGCATCGGCCTGATGATGGGCGGCATATCACATTCAGGACTGACGCAAGGCCTGTCTGGCGGCCCTGCATCAGTCCGGGCACTAAATTTATGA